A window of Panthera tigris isolate Pti1 chromosome A3, P.tigris_Pti1_mat1.1, whole genome shotgun sequence genomic DNA:
tattgctttttactctttattttggaatatagactaagaagtgacaaaaatagtacagagaatcCCTGTACTTTCTTATACTGTTTAATGCCTTTAAGACCCATCCAAGTTGTTGCCTGTATCAATAGTTTactcctttttattatttgtgcagttattcccatttatttcattatatggaaGGACCACCATTTCTAACCATTCTTGAAGGACTTTGGGGttatttccaatttggggctatccttattgtttttaaatcttcttaaatTATCAGAGTATATATCCTTTGGATGGAGTGCTTTTATTGATGTATGCAAAAGCTGTGAACTCTGGCACAGctatttttctctcccattctactggtaatatgaaagaaagagaaatcacccACAGTGCTACCCTAACACATTcagttctcaaaaattttttccCAAAACATTCCCTTCTGGTCCATCATAATTCTGTCTAATTAAGAACAAATTATACATGTAACTAACCATAATTTCTTTTTGCAAATTATCTTATCAGGCAATAACAAAATAAGTgaactgattttgtttatttaaatctttcaaaacataactttttttttttcaagtttatttattttgagagagagaaagtgcaagccagggaggggcagagagaggagagagagaatcccaagcaggctctgcactgtcagtgcagagcccaacgtggggcttgaacccatgaactgtgagatcatgatctgagctgaggttggatgcttaactgactgagccacccaggcgccccaaacataaCTTTCTAACCCTTTGTGTGGCTACATAGTATAATTGATAGTCATGTGACTATAAGGCATGCAGGATCctagagtactttttttttttttaagttttttggttttttttaagtaatctctacattcagcATGGACTGCctactcatgaccccaagatcaagagtcacatgctcccccAACCAAGCCAGCGAGATGTCCCCTAAAGTGCTTTTTGAACCTACAAGGAGAAATTGTTAGTTCTGGTATCATTTTAGAGACATTTAGAGTCTTTCCTTTGGTTCCCTGTTCTATAAACTGAGGACAGTCATACTTTTGGTAATCTGAATCCCTTCCCACTCAAAAATTTCATAGGATTATTTGAAATTTAGctaattcatttttatgatatataataaaaatttctccTAAATGTGGAGAAAATTCCATATTCTAACCTGATTGCTCAGAAGTGCTGAGGAGACATCTCTAAGTAAGTATTAACAACAAAGCAAAGGtcacatttatatattcaaaCCATATTAATCTCTTGTTGGTGTTTTATATTTGATAAACCCACTATACTGATAAGTCAGGCACAAACTGAGGTGCTCTTTGCTCTCAAATAGTCTACTTTGTAATCTTTTGggttcacattttgtttatacagtTGAGCTTTAGGAAGTAGCCAAGCagtaaattattataataataattaacactatattattttacaaatcaatataacttgtgtgttttcttgaagtttcagaggctttttattttaaggtttgtCAGGcacaatttgaaataaaaagcatttgtcTAAgtaatgtgtttgttttctatttcactagATTGCTCTTAAACTTGGTGTGACTTCTGATGATGTGAAGAATGTCATTATCTGGGGAAACCATTCCTCAACTCAGTATCCAGATGTCAGCCATGCCAAGGTGAAACTGCATGGAAAGGAAGTTGGTGTTTACGATGCTCTGAAAGATGACAGCTGGCTCAAAGGAGAATTCATCACAGTAAGAAAAATCTCTTAACAGCCATGCATAAAGAACTCTTGAGAAACACACCACATTGCTGACCTGAGTGTCTCTCCAAGGGATGGGGGTGGAGTGGTTCTCAAGGAGAGCAGGCCTTTCACAGTTGCTCTGGTGACTACATACTTTCTTTGCAGGTCATACACAGCCAATCTTGATCCAGTCAGATCTGATCTGTTGTGTGGCAGTCAAGATTGATtgctaaaatgagaaaaaactaAAGTTCCCTCCAGTCATCCAGTTCATCTTTATAACGAGATCCATTTCTTTATATGGAATGTAGTAAACTCTGTGtggatttgtagttttcttttttcagaaagaCTGGTGCTTATAATTCAGATAGGTTGGTAAGGCTCGCACCAGGTAGTTGAATGATTTTGGAGGGGAAGACATTAAACTATGATTGCAGTCTTTCATCCCAGGATTAGCTCAGAATTGATAAAAACTCTGCTCTCATGATCAAGTAATactgtctctgcctgtccccaacCAGACTGTGCAGCAGCGTGGTGCTGCTGTCATCAAGGCTCGAAAGCTGTCCAGCGCAATGTCTGCTGCAAAAGCCATCTGTGACCATGTCAGAGACATCTGGTTTGGAACCCCAGAGGTGAGGACCCAGTGATCTGTACAGGCCGCTCTTTCACTTTTGGCCTCTGATGTTGTGCTATGAAAAGAACATAACCTTGCAGTCAGGAAGGTTAGGTTTATATCCCAGCTCAGCTGCCTACTGGCTGAAAaatcttgggaaagttacttaaacttTGTGAACCATTTGATTATCTTTTACATGGCATTTCTCACAGGGTTGTTAAGGGTTAGATGAGATGATATATGGAAAACACCTAGCACGCCTGGCGACTGTGACTTTTTTCCTAAAACCTATATTAAGGCCATagcttcctcatttataaaatgagaattcgGTTTCTCTGGCCTGCTTCTCACAAGGATTGGAGGAGTGGAATGAGATAATAACACATGGAAGTTAACCTGTCATGGAAGTGCCTGGTGATGCTTCCTTATACAGTATTGAAGTCAGGCACATAGTAAGAAAGCATTACCtggtttagttttgttaattCATGTTCATTTGCTTGTGTGAACTAATTCCTGAGCACCATGAGAATATACAACGTTGATTATTGTTTTTAGGGAGAATTTGTGTCCATGGGCATTATCTCTGATGGCAACCCCTATGGTATTCCTGATGATCTGCTGTACTCATTCCCTGTTACAATCAAGGTATGGTATTTTAGGGTTATTTCCCTCTGTTCCCTTCTGGGAGAgtagttacatatttttattaatattggtATGTTAGTCTAGAAAGTTGTTCTTTTACTAAGTTAGAcatttttctcaactttaaaaTTGTATGAAGCACAACTTCAGGGTACTAAAAGATTGAAATTAATCTGGAAAGCAAGATTCACCTCTTGTCACTAGACGTACTTTGTTATTCCTCTAATATTGGATACCTACCAAtagtatcttatttttattatgaccATATGAAAgtcattagttgtttttttttaacgtttgctaATTAAATcctcatttaaagattttttttctagattcaaTGAGTTTTAAATCCAAGTGTTGAATTTTTACCAGAATTATATGTTAGTTAAGATCTGGATTTTGATTTGCTTCTTTAGAATCAGACTTTAAAAACAGATACTCCTGTAGCGTAAAGTTCAATCTGAGTTGTTGCTTGCTGGAAGATCAGTTCTCATTTAATTGTAAATCttttatttgcaattattttcaaaCAGAATAAGACCTGGAAGGTTGTTGAAGGTCTCACTATTAATGATTTCTCTCGTGAGAAGATGGATCTAACTGCAAAGGAActggcagaagaaaaagaaactgcttttgaatttctctcttctgcctgaCTAGACAATCATTTTGATGTTACTAAAAGCTCCAGAGCTGAAGAATCTAAATGTCGTCTTTGACTCTCGTAACCAAATAACAATAATGCTATACTTAAATTACTTGCGAAAAAACAACACATTTGAAAGATTGTGTGCTTCTTGGTATAAATTTGTGACAGTTTATCATCATGCTGTTAGTGCtgcattctaaataaaatatatattcaaatgaaGACGACTCAGACTAATTTCCAGCTAACATTTCATTTCTGTTCAGAAAACAAACTTGCATGTGTCCCAGTTTAgtactgtgatttcttttttaaccagAGAAAAGCAGTAAAGATggaaaatgttacaaaataaagCATAATTCTCTTCTCATAAACAGGATAGGAAAATCCATCTTGTGATAATGAATCAGTCTActgtagaatatatttttaaacatcccTACATTAGACTATTAAacacttacatattttaaatcttaaaggTTAGTTTATGCACTGTAGATAATTTGATTTTAACATTATGTGTTAAACAGGTTGCAAAAATAGTGTTAACAGTTTAATGCCATTGGGTGAAATTAGAACAATCATTTTCGTGATGGAATGAAAAGGTAATAAATCTTCCCTTGATGTATTACCTTACAGCAGATAAGGAATAATTTACATTTCATAACTGCTAAATGCCACAGAAATGTATGCTAGTGGGAATGTCCTCAGTCTAAGCTTCTTACTAGAAACAGTGCTGTTCaaaaaaattagtctttttttccaaaattcataAGGACCAGAGACCTCACTTTCCATTCTTATACTTAATTCATTGTACATAATAGATAATATAAATCTCTCAGGGCCTAATCTAGTGTTCTTCATGGGTGCTCAAATACCTAGTTGGAtctattaaataaaactttatcatcttgtattttatatatagaaaagagaaaaaaagcaagaaagtgcAAAGTGCTTTTAGAACTGTTAACCAAttacgggctcctgggtggtggctcagttggttaagtgtccaacttttgatttcggctcaggtcatgatcccatgatttgtgagtctgagccccacatcgggctctgcactggcaatgtggagcctgcttggaattctgtctgtctataaataaataaacattttttttaaataacttattaatCAGATGCATAAAAATttcatatgaattattttatatataagaagtGTGAATGTATACCAGTTATTAAATTATTCTCAGTTCCAAACACACCCTTCTATACTCTGCTTATGACACTGGATCTGGAactctgcaaatatttctttacCAGCTGCTCCTTGAGTTAAAAACTTCTGAGAAAGGGTAGTAGAGGGAGACCAGCAGGTCTCCAGGAGGAAGGAACATAATCTTGCTCCTCCCTTTTGGCTTCTTTTATCTTTACCTTCACTCCATTTGATACAtaagccagaaaagaaaacaaacaaggcaCGTTTGTCTTTAAAAGTGCaattaaggggcatctgggtggctcggttaagcttccaactcttgatctcagctcaggccttgatctcaggctcctgagtttaagccctgcgttgggctccacactaggcatggagcTTACTTCAAAGGTAAGtaagtaaaggggcacctgggtggctctgtcagttaagcatctgactttggctcaagtcatgatctcacggtttgtgagctcaagccccatgtccagctctgctgacagctcagagcttgctttggattatgtgtccctctctctttctcccacttgtgctctgcctctcaaaaataaacattaaaaaaaattttttttgtaataagtaaattaattgggcatgaagacaaaatttaatgcatttttttaaatgtcatatgaAGAAAGAATGTATAAAAGTTGTAAGagctaggggtgtctgggtggctcagtcagttaagcgtccgactttggctcaggtcacgatctcgcggtccatgagttcgagccccgcgtcgggctctgggctgatggctcagagcctggagcctgcttccgattctgtgtctccctctctctctgcccctcccccgttcatgctctttctctctctgtctcaaaaataaataaacattaaaaaaaaaattttttttaaaagttgtaagaGCTAGAACACATGATAGAACTGAAAgacctaaaattaaattaattcaataatGTGTTCACCTCTATTTTGTCATCCATTTTGGATAAACTGGCCTATTGATTCCGTAAATTAACCTCAACAGCTCCTTAAAATCAGGGGTCATGTAAACAAATGAAGTGGACATAAGGCTTTGGAGAGATCTGGTAGATTAGTTATAGCAATAATTTCTCACCAATTTCTCACTTCTCACAAGCAAAAGTGCTTCTGTACTTTTGAAGCATGGCTTTGTGTTTGAAGAGTCACAATTTGAAGCTGATCATCACCTCTGTATGCCATTTCTTTATGCTATTCACCTCTGTCACCCTAAGAGAATAAAGCacttttttgtctccttttaatGAACAGTCCAGGCCCAGGAAATTGTGCCCTTAAGAAGTGTGTGATAATTTGTGAAAGGCTCAGGCCTTTCAGAGCATTTTACTAGAACTTGAGGAAATGACACATGGGTGGAATTACAGGGCAAAAGACCTTACATTTTAAACCAATAAAGCTGGATTCAAAAACTTTCCAGGAAAGATACaatctgaataaaataaactttaggagAGAATTGGCCTCTGCAGATCATGACCCTGGTAATGTTTTCTAAACAACAGAGAAGGATGGCCAGCAAcagctttttcaaaaaaataaaaggttttggcttttttttttttttaattgcatgaaAGCATAAAGAAGGGCAGGTGCAAAAACTCTATCCTGCTACCAGTTAAatcatatttcatataaaagtaaTAGATACTTGTCAGAAAATTAGTGAAATGAcattaaatgaaaaccaaaagccCCTTACTTCTCTCACACataaacactctttttttttttatttttttaaaatgtttttatttatctttgagacagagagagacagagcatgagcagagaagggcagagagagggggagacacagaatctgaagcaggctccaggctctgagctgtcagcccagagcccgacatggggctcgaactcacacactgcgagatcatgacctgagccgaagtcggacgctcaactgactgagccacccaggcgcccctgtgtctgatttattttaaaagcaatagcTTCTGGGTCCTATAGTTACATATTTAATAATAGTACATTCTAACTGGTtttcttctaaacttttttttttaacaagaccTTCATTAAGCCAGCCATAATGTTTCTCAAGGAATGTTGGCCAGGGACAAAGTCTATTAGAAGTTACCCTTTTAGTATATAAACTTAAGAATTTCACTatgaaaaccaaaagacaacAGAAATAGGTTGGAAGGAAGAAACCGGAATAAGAACCCATGATGGCTTTTAAACAACCTTAACAAAACATGAAACCTAGCCATGTTTTGGTTTCTGAATATTGATTGGTTACTATGAGGGTTACTGACTCAGCAGAAATACAGTGTAAGCTTTGAGATATTTTCCTATTAATGTCACCTAATTGGTGACTGGTACTTTTGTGGGTTGTATTGACAGTATTAGCCATCCTGAGTTTTCATAAGATTAGTAATACCTACCACacaggattaaattagataatgttcATATTGGTTGTTGACACTCAGTAGGGGgcaaataaatgttatttctcttCACTACGTACACTGTGCTTAGTGATAGAAGGAAATCACTTGCTCCATTGCTGAGGTACCAGACTAATCTACTAGAAAATTGTATaggcttgatttctttttaacatgaaaaagaaagactacCATGCAAATTTGAGTCCTTTATATATCCTATATAGCTTATAATAAgaaatctcaaagaaaaataattttaagattccAGTGGCTTTATTGGCCACTAATGTTGCCAATGATGTTGATTAGTGGACAGTTTTGCCTAGCATGACTGGAAAGAGGCCATATTACTCTACTACCTTCCTCTAGTATTACACTGCAAGTATTGTAGAATTACATAAACACAGCATCCtatgcataaaagaaaaaaattattataaagaaaaaagtatatgcaAATAAGGATTGTAGTGATAATGTGAAAAGAGCTAAATAAAATTACAATCTGTAGAAGGATTTTAAAACGGAAACCTTTGGGATTAGTAAAAtacctttgcatttattttttaaagggatttttaaagtctaagtatttttttgtttgtaaaaaacaaaatgcctTTCTCCAACATAGCCAAAAGTGAAAGTATAGCttgtttaaatggaaaaaaacaagtttagaAATGAATGCAAACCAGGAGCTTTTGCCATGTCTCTGCTCTGCTGACAGGTCATTTAGCTCAGAGCTGAGCTCTCACAATTAGCACCTCACCAGGGAAGAAATTTTTAAGAACTCTCAACTAAGCCATTCATGACACAGAATAAATTCTTGCACATTactctagggggaaaaaatctacaTTGGCCATGCTCTTGCAATCCCAAGAGCTAATAGTTAACGATTTTTAATATAACTGTTGGAGTGATAAGGTAGACCAGCTGCCTTTCAACTCAGCTATCAAACTCAAATTTTTTGCAGATTTACCTTTAAATTTAAAGGTGGAttgaaattaagaataaaatgattaCATTGTACTTTcagatgaaatcatgacctcataCCTTCAtttcatatgtacatacatacattttgtacatacacacaaaatttgtacatacatacaaatttCATTCCAACCTTTTACTaggaaaatacaaacaaatatctTGAAACCCCATGGCTTTTAGGTTAGGCaacatggaaacaaaaaagaaaggtgatttgttaaaattctttctctgtactgtttgttttcccttatggttgtttcatttatttaaaaaaaatgcactttgCATTTCAACTACTAAATCCTTGAGGATTAAGACAGATTTAAATGAAAGAGGAGCTTATGTAAATACAACCACCTTTGAGTtggaaatagaaacaattttcttttctgcacAGATACCAACGTCCTGTTGAGAAGAAGATTCTCCAAAATGCTCAAGCAAGTGCTTAGAATGAAAACTCAGCCAGCATGGAATAGAGAACTGGGAAGGCAGGGAGCATGCTTTattttccgggggggggggggggggggctgcatcTTTGAACTTAATAGCTTAAGGGGGGCACAATCTGCAACTTAGGTAGAAATGGACTTCATTGTGTTCCTGCAACACATCCAGCACAGTTGAGTGTAATCACTAACTTATTATTAAGAATTTAATTGCCCAGGtgtcaaatctatttttttttctgactctatTTACTGAAATTGTCAAATGATAAGAGATTATCTCCCATCTTCATCCTTTAGATGCTGATCACCCGGCATGCTGGAGCAATTTCTCTTTAAATACCCTTGGGCTCTGGTTGACACAATTCTGCATGCCCTTGGTTCACTTTTGGAAGCATAAGGACCACAGCCCTTAAAATGTGTTACTCTTGATAGAAGAGGGATAATCATTTGGTTTTAAATTGGCCATAAATTGTATGTTGTGAGGAAGATCTATTTCAGCACTGATCCATGTTAAGATGTAAAATTAAACACAACCACTAGCAGGTTTCCCAGGAGGATTTACTTTATTCTCTGaccctctttcatttcttgacCACTGCCTCTTTCTCCAGCCCATGTCAATCTGCTGACCAGTTAgggaacaagaaaaaagaatgaagggcagagaagggTTTTAAACTGACATCAGTATGCTGGGTCATGGGTAACTCAGATTATCCACAAATATCACCCCACTTCCTTTAAAAAGAGTAACAGGGAATTTCAAGGCTTGAAATGCCCATCCTCTATCACCTCCATCTATCCACATCCCTCATACCCTTCAGGACTTTGTTCAATTATCACTGCCTCTGAAAACTCCAATCTGAAGAGACTCTTCTTCCTCAAAACTCCCATAGAGATTTTCAGTATAATTAACTCATTTGGCCACTTATCATATGCTGGTTTGTATCATCTCTCTTTGAACCTAAACTGCTATCATTATTTACTTTTCCAAGGATCTAGGTGCTGTTTCACTAGATTGTAAGCACATGAAgatctatattttatattctctaacAGCCTAACACCATGCTTCATACCTAATGGACTACTAATAATTATTGTCAATTTAAATATGagcacataaaaaaaataaaaaataaatataagcacatgaaaaattagataaatgaCACATTTAGTGATTATTTCCATGAAAAGATAATTTCCCTGCTTtgatcatgatttcatgattaactcattttgttttctaaaactttaGTCTCAGATTatcttgattttcaaaaaaaaaaaaaaaagattcctagcAGAAAACCTTTAGTTCAAAACCAAAAGCTCATTCATTCTTAACTTTGCTCAATACTGTCATTTATAGAGTCATGATAGTCATAATATCCAAGAAGCATttatctctttaacaaatggtgttgggaaaactggacggctactggaccactttcttaaaccatacacaaaaataaattcaaaatggactaaaggcctaaatgtgagacctgaaaccataaaaatcctagaagagaacacaggcagtaacttctttgacattggctgtagcaatttCTCTCCAGATATATCTCCCGAGGTCaggaaaacaagagcaaaaataaactactgggacctcatcaaagtaaaaacacctctgcacaacaacaacaacaacaaagaaaacaacaaccaaaaataaataaataaaagacaacctattgaatgggagaagttatttgcaaatgattttccTGAAAAAGGGTTAGcattcaatatatataaagaactaatataACTTAACACCAAACAACACAAATAATACAactaaaaattgggcagaagacacgaacagacatctctgcaaagaagacattcagatggccagcagacacatgaagatgctcaacatcactcaccatcagggaaatgcaaatcaaaactacgatgagatattacctcacacctgtcagaatggctaaaatcaacaacacaagaaacaacagtatTGGTAAGGATAGGGAGAAGGGGAACcttcatgtactgttggtgggaatgcaaattagtacagccactatggaagacaatatggaggttcctcaaaaaattaaaaatagaactaacctatgatcaattgtactactgggtatttacccccaaaatacaaaaacactaattcaaagggatacatgcacccctatgtttattgcagcattatttacaatagccaaattatggaagccacccaagtgcccaccaaatgatgaatggataaagaagatgtggcatgcatatatatatatatatatatatatatatatatatatatatatatacacacacacatatatatgaatatatgtatatatatatatatatgcatatgtgtgtgtgtgtgtgtgtgtatacaatggaatactaccttgccataaaagaatgaaatcttgccatttgcaaaaaggatggagctagagagtattatactaagtgaaataagccactcaGAGAAAGattaatactatataatttcactcatatgtgcaaacaaaaaaagggacaaaccaagaaacagattcttaactagagaacaaacagatggttactagagggaaggcgggtaggggaatgggtgaaataggtgaagggaattaagagtacacttatttgatgagcactgaataatatatggaactgctaaatcactatattgtactcccaaaactaatataacatccTGTATTAACTCATACATAGGTATcacatccactttgaatttatttttgtgtatgataaaagaaagtggtccagtttcattcttttgcatgtggctgtccagttttcccaacaccatttgttgaagaaactgtctttttcccgttgcctattctttcctgcttcattgaAGTTTAATTGACCTTATAGTTGTGGGTTCacttctgggtttcctattctgttctcttgaactatgtgtctacttttctgccagtatcatactgttttgatcactatagctttgtaatataatttggaattgtgatgcctccagctttgcttttc
This region includes:
- the MDH1 gene encoding malate dehydrogenase, cytoplasmic, whose protein sequence is MSEPIRVLVTGAAGQIAYSLLYSIGNGSVFGKDQPIILVLLDITPMMGVLDGVLMELQDCALPLLKDVIATDKEDVAFKDLDVAILVGSMPRRDGMERKDLLKANVKIFKCQGAALEKYAKKTVKVIVVGNPANTNCLTACKSAPSIPKENFSCLTRLDHNRAKAQIALKLGVTSDDVKNVIIWGNHSSTQYPDVSHAKVKLHGKEVGVYDALKDDSWLKGEFITTVQQRGAAVIKARKLSSAMSAAKAICDHVRDIWFGTPEGEFVSMGIISDGNPYGIPDDLLYSFPVTIKNKTWKVVEGLTINDFSREKMDLTAKELAEEKETAFEFLSSA